The following coding sequences are from one Arthrobacter sp. 24S4-2 window:
- a CDS encoding DUF3375 family protein encodes MSRSAPSSADAISARLRDLELLTKGPAWALTRSAPWVIAVLQASFTRTRPQLPLEEFHADVDALLEQLRRQDPGLGGSANGKSFGDEWTRKNFLTRRNQSGQIVYEVTEPAARVLAFLDSLSSDRSTLNGSRLGTLLGDVEKLANETNPDQTARLESLEDEIEERQQLIQDISSGDFDGLLDDDEAVEAAGNILDLAASLPADYKKMRDRIEELVGELRNQIIEESLSKGATMAQVLEADKRLRQSPEGRTFRSFTAFLEDPQQQLRFRSAIGEVLSRQFADDLSHEDRETLKNLVAELRTQHSQIQRIYGKLSESLNTYIQSDDFRQSVRLRKVLREAEQAIRSLPYERERPGLVAGPVLFNAGFESLSMVKLFDPDEFAAPPKLADPIAFSDSDRVRAPRTGKAKPAAIRAALAGAATLTEAWKQLPPEERHINSIRALLSHALHDGAGFDRAGWDAIDFEQIDGTTRQAFLPVVTLKKD; translated from the coding sequence GTGTCCCGCTCCGCCCCGTCCTCCGCGGACGCGATCAGCGCCCGGCTCCGGGACCTCGAACTCCTCACCAAGGGGCCTGCATGGGCGCTCACCCGGTCAGCACCATGGGTCATTGCCGTCCTGCAGGCTTCTTTCACCCGAACCCGTCCGCAGCTTCCGCTGGAAGAGTTCCACGCCGACGTCGACGCCTTGCTGGAGCAGCTCCGCCGCCAGGACCCGGGACTGGGCGGCAGCGCCAACGGAAAGTCCTTTGGCGACGAGTGGACCCGGAAGAACTTCCTGACCCGCCGTAACCAGTCAGGGCAGATTGTCTACGAAGTCACCGAGCCGGCGGCCCGTGTCCTCGCGTTCCTGGACAGCCTCTCCAGCGACCGCTCCACCCTGAACGGTTCCCGGCTGGGGACGCTGCTGGGCGACGTCGAAAAACTCGCCAATGAGACCAACCCGGACCAGACCGCCCGGCTGGAGTCCCTCGAGGACGAGATCGAGGAACGGCAGCAGCTCATCCAGGACATCAGCTCCGGCGACTTCGACGGGCTCCTGGACGACGACGAAGCTGTGGAGGCCGCCGGAAACATCCTGGACCTCGCGGCCAGCCTGCCTGCGGACTACAAGAAGATGCGTGACCGGATCGAGGAGCTGGTGGGCGAGCTCCGCAACCAGATCATCGAGGAATCCTTAAGCAAGGGCGCCACCATGGCGCAGGTGCTCGAGGCGGACAAACGGCTTCGGCAGAGTCCCGAGGGCCGGACGTTCCGGTCATTCACGGCCTTCCTGGAGGACCCGCAGCAGCAGCTGCGCTTCCGGTCCGCGATCGGCGAGGTGCTCAGCCGGCAGTTCGCGGACGACCTCAGCCACGAGGACCGCGAAACGCTTAAGAACCTGGTGGCCGAACTCCGCACCCAGCACAGCCAGATCCAGCGGATCTACGGCAAGCTCAGCGAGAGCCTCAACACCTATATCCAGAGTGACGATTTCCGCCAGTCAGTGCGGCTCCGCAAGGTGCTCCGCGAGGCTGAACAGGCGATCCGTTCCCTGCCCTACGAGCGCGAACGCCCGGGCCTGGTGGCTGGTCCGGTGCTGTTCAACGCCGGCTTCGAGTCCCTGTCCATGGTCAAACTCTTCGACCCCGATGAGTTCGCGGCGCCGCCCAAACTTGCGGACCCCATCGCCTTCAGCGACTCCGACCGGGTGCGCGCACCGCGCACGGGCAAGGCCAAGCCGGCCGCCATCCGCGCCGCGCTCGCCGGAGCTGCCACCCTGACGGAGGCGTGGAAGCAGCTTCCGCCCGAGGAACGCCATATCAACTCCATCCGCGCCCTGCTGTCGCACGCACTGCACGATGGTGCCGGCTTTGACCGCGCCGGCTGGGATGCCATCGACTTCGAACAGATAGACGGAACCACCCGCCAGGCCTTCCTGCCGGTGGTCACCCTCAAGAAGGACTGA
- a CDS encoding acyl-CoA dehydrogenase family protein codes for MSSATDSPAADVPVAPEQIGPGATEADARAITEAARETAWDRPSFAKGLYLGNFDLSLIHPWPEAKTEDVERGDEFMTRLTAYCRTMSGRVIERNAKIPDEYLAGLADLGVFGMKIPREYGGLGLSLVYYGRALALLGSVHPSLGALLSAHQSIGVPEPVKVFGTPEQKQEYLPRCAAGAITAFLLTEPDVGSDPARMGSTAVPTDDGDAYILDGVKLWTTNGVIAELVVVMAVVPGHTDSDGTVHKGGISAFVVEMDSPGITVENRNAFMGLRGIENGVTRFHQVRVPAANRLGREGQGLKIALTTLNTGRLSIPALCVASGRWSLKIAREWSNARTQWGRPVGKHEAVGKKIAFIAASAFALDAVFELSAEMADAGQKDVRIEAALAKLWSTEISCRIADELVQIRGGRGFETADSLEARGERAVPAEQQLRDLRINRIFEGSSEIMKLLIAREAVDAHLAAAGDLASADASLSDKARAAVGASGFYAKWLPRLVAGAGMDPRSYTEFGRLAKQLRFVERSSRRLARQTFYGMGRWQAKLEHKQAFLGRIVDIGAELFAMAACCSRAEGMLHTAPERAATAYELAEAYCEQARVRVDEYFDQLWRNTDDADRELTEKVLAGDYTWLEAGVLDQSEGTGPWIADASPRASTKENLHRKYR; via the coding sequence GTGAGCTCTGCCACTGACAGTCCAGCCGCCGACGTTCCTGTCGCACCCGAACAGATCGGTCCCGGTGCCACCGAGGCGGACGCCCGCGCCATCACCGAGGCCGCCCGTGAAACCGCCTGGGACAGGCCCAGCTTCGCCAAGGGGCTGTACCTGGGCAACTTCGACCTCTCACTGATCCATCCCTGGCCCGAGGCCAAAACGGAGGACGTGGAACGCGGCGACGAGTTCATGACCCGCCTCACCGCCTACTGCAGGACCATGTCCGGCCGCGTAATCGAGCGCAACGCAAAAATCCCCGACGAATACCTCGCGGGCCTGGCAGACCTGGGTGTCTTCGGGATGAAGATCCCTCGCGAATACGGCGGCCTGGGACTGTCCCTGGTGTATTACGGCCGGGCCCTGGCGCTGCTGGGCTCGGTGCATCCGAGCCTTGGCGCGCTGCTGTCCGCGCATCAGTCCATCGGCGTGCCGGAGCCCGTGAAAGTGTTCGGCACTCCGGAACAGAAACAGGAGTACCTGCCCCGCTGTGCGGCCGGCGCCATCACGGCGTTCCTACTGACAGAGCCCGACGTCGGCAGCGACCCCGCGCGGATGGGCAGCACAGCTGTTCCCACGGACGACGGCGACGCGTACATCCTCGACGGCGTGAAACTCTGGACCACCAACGGCGTAATAGCCGAATTGGTAGTAGTGATGGCTGTGGTTCCGGGACACACCGATTCCGACGGCACCGTCCACAAAGGCGGCATCAGCGCATTCGTGGTGGAAATGGACTCCCCCGGCATCACGGTGGAAAACCGCAACGCCTTTATGGGGCTGCGCGGCATCGAAAACGGCGTGACCCGTTTCCACCAGGTGCGGGTTCCCGCGGCCAACCGGCTGGGCCGCGAGGGCCAGGGCCTGAAAATCGCCCTCACCACCCTCAACACCGGACGGCTTTCCATTCCGGCGCTCTGCGTGGCATCCGGTCGGTGGAGCCTGAAGATCGCCCGTGAATGGTCCAATGCGCGCACCCAGTGGGGCCGGCCGGTGGGGAAGCACGAGGCCGTGGGCAAGAAGATCGCGTTCATCGCGGCGAGCGCGTTTGCCCTGGACGCCGTGTTCGAGCTGTCCGCAGAAATGGCCGACGCCGGCCAGAAGGACGTCCGGATCGAGGCCGCCCTGGCCAAACTCTGGTCCACCGAGATCAGCTGCCGGATCGCGGACGAACTGGTGCAGATCCGCGGTGGCCGCGGCTTCGAGACCGCTGATTCACTGGAGGCCCGCGGCGAGCGTGCTGTCCCGGCGGAACAGCAGCTCCGTGACCTCCGCATCAACCGGATCTTCGAGGGTTCCTCGGAGATCATGAAACTGCTAATTGCCCGGGAGGCCGTGGACGCCCACCTCGCGGCCGCCGGGGACCTTGCCTCCGCGGATGCCAGCCTGTCCGACAAGGCGAGGGCTGCCGTCGGCGCCTCAGGTTTCTACGCGAAGTGGCTGCCCAGGCTGGTGGCGGGCGCCGGCATGGACCCGCGCTCCTACACCGAGTTCGGCAGGCTGGCCAAGCAACTGCGGTTCGTGGAGCGATCCTCGCGGCGGCTTGCCCGGCAGACCTTTTACGGAATGGGCCGCTGGCAGGCCAAACTCGAGCACAAGCAGGCGTTCCTTGGGCGGATCGTGGACATCGGCGCCGAGCTGTTTGCCATGGCGGCATGCTGTTCGCGGGCCGAGGGGATGCTGCACACCGCACCCGAACGCGCCGCAACGGCCTACGAACTCGCCGAGGCGTACTGCGAACAGGCGCGGGTGCGGGTTGACGAGTATTTCGACCAGCTGTGGCGGAACACGGACGACGCCGACCGCGAGCTCACGGAAAAGGTCCTCGCCGGGGACTACACCTGGCTGGAGGCCGGAGTCCTGGACCAGTCCGAAGGCACCGGGCCGTGGATCGCCGATGCCTCTCCCCGGGCATCCACCAAGGAGAACCTGCATCGCAAATACCGCTGA
- a CDS encoding TIGR04086 family membrane protein, producing MSSTAGSNDRPTRRGARAEDTGRIDASGTDAGTGTSRVENSNVEDSNVEDRLEGRRRYADGPEASRNYDAGTGYSDDTRAYAVSPAAETAMVADPNAATRETVAAREREQFGGIKIGSAFFGWLAATGMSVLLTALVAAAGTAVGLATSTDVNEAVNQASSNQTVGLVGVIVLLAILFVAYYCGGYVAGRMARFNGLKQGFMVWVWALIFAVLVALLAMIAGERFNILANLNSFPRIPVNEGQLTTTGIIAAVVVAVVALIGAVLGGLAGMHFHRKVDRAGFTPVEVEE from the coding sequence ATGAGCAGCACAGCAGGGTCCAACGACAGACCGACGCGCCGAGGCGCCCGCGCCGAGGACACCGGCCGCATTGATGCGAGCGGCACCGATGCCGGCACCGGCACGAGCCGCGTCGAAAACAGCAACGTTGAAGACAGCAACGTTGAAGACAGGCTGGAGGGCCGGCGCCGCTACGCTGACGGCCCTGAGGCGAGCCGGAACTACGACGCCGGCACCGGCTACAGCGACGATACCCGCGCCTACGCAGTGTCCCCCGCCGCCGAGACCGCCATGGTCGCTGACCCGAATGCCGCCACCCGTGAGACTGTAGCGGCGCGCGAAAGAGAGCAATTCGGCGGAATCAAAATTGGTTCGGCCTTCTTTGGCTGGCTGGCCGCGACGGGAATGTCCGTATTGCTGACCGCACTGGTGGCCGCCGCGGGAACAGCGGTGGGGCTTGCCACCAGCACGGACGTCAACGAGGCCGTGAACCAGGCCTCCTCCAACCAGACCGTGGGGCTGGTGGGCGTCATCGTGCTGCTGGCCATCCTGTTCGTCGCGTACTACTGCGGGGGCTACGTGGCAGGCCGCATGGCCCGCTTCAACGGCCTCAAGCAGGGTTTCATGGTGTGGGTCTGGGCCCTCATCTTCGCGGTGCTGGTGGCGCTGCTGGCCATGATCGCCGGCGAGCGCTTCAACATCCTGGCCAACCTGAACAGCTTCCCGCGCATCCCCGTCAACGAGGGACAGCTGACCACCACCGGCATTATCGCCGCCGTCGTAGTGGCCGTGGTGGCGCTGATCGGCGCCGTGCTGGGCGGACTGGCCGGCATGCACTTCCACCGCAAGGTGGACCGCGCCGGCTTCACCCCCGTGGAAGTTGAGGAGTAA
- a CDS encoding YchJ family protein yields MNGEVREARSPEFRGNCPCLSGEQYADCCGRFHSGKAEAPTAGQLMRSRYSAFVVGNAAYLLRTWHPETRPGELELDPAMQWRRLDIVSTGRGGPLDSEGTVEFKAHFRHDGEHGVHNETSRFLRVDRRWYYLDAVML; encoded by the coding sequence ATTAATGGTGAGGTCCGGGAAGCCCGTTCGCCGGAGTTCCGCGGAAACTGCCCGTGCCTGTCCGGTGAGCAGTACGCGGACTGCTGCGGCCGGTTCCACAGCGGGAAAGCCGAGGCCCCGACGGCTGGGCAGCTGATGCGGTCGCGGTACAGCGCGTTCGTGGTCGGTAACGCCGCCTACCTGCTCCGCACCTGGCACCCGGAAACCCGGCCAGGCGAACTTGAACTGGATCCGGCCATGCAGTGGCGCCGGCTGGATATTGTGTCCACAGGCCGCGGCGGTCCGCTGGACTCCGAAGGGACCGTGGAGTTCAAAGCCCACTTCCGCCACGACGGCGAGCATGGCGTCCACAACGAGACCAGCCGGTTCCTGCGCGTGGACCGGCGCTGGTACTACCTCGACGCGGTGATGCTTTAG
- a CDS encoding aldo/keto reductase — MSLNQLRVFGRSGTLISPLTLGTMNFGEGAPAGSAATGGASKGYAPTSADDSIRIINAALDAGITAVDTADVYSQGQSELVVGRALKGRRDDVFIATKFHGQMSANPAHSGNSRRWIMQAVEGSLRRLQTDRIDLYQAHRPDYNTDVLETITALNDLIRQGKILYYGTSVFTPAQLVEAQWLATTNHLIPPVANQVPYSMLVRGTERDVLPIAQQYGLGVLAYGPLAGGWLSGSFVLDAGKPPTRVHSLPGRYDISGPASERKLLAADSLARLADKLELPLVDLAVGFALNHPAVSSVIVGPRSEEHLRAYLKAADTVLDESVLDAIDELVPPGTNFLERDAGAVVPSLEYAELRRR, encoded by the coding sequence ATGAGCCTCAACCAGCTACGGGTGTTCGGGCGCAGCGGGACGCTGATCAGCCCGCTCACATTGGGCACCATGAATTTCGGCGAAGGCGCGCCTGCAGGTTCGGCCGCAACAGGCGGCGCCTCAAAGGGCTACGCTCCCACCAGCGCGGACGATAGCATCCGCATCATCAATGCGGCACTGGACGCCGGCATCACTGCAGTGGACACGGCGGACGTCTATTCGCAGGGGCAGAGCGAACTGGTGGTGGGCCGTGCCCTGAAGGGCCGCCGCGACGACGTCTTCATCGCCACCAAATTCCACGGCCAGATGAGCGCCAACCCCGCCCACTCGGGCAACTCCAGGCGCTGGATCATGCAGGCCGTCGAGGGCAGCCTCCGCCGCCTGCAGACAGACCGGATCGACCTCTACCAGGCACACCGGCCCGACTACAATACGGACGTCCTCGAGACCATCACGGCCCTCAACGACCTCATCCGCCAAGGCAAGATTCTCTACTACGGGACGTCCGTCTTCACCCCGGCGCAACTGGTCGAAGCGCAATGGCTGGCCACCACCAACCACCTCATCCCGCCCGTCGCCAACCAGGTCCCCTATTCGATGCTGGTCCGCGGCACCGAGCGCGACGTTCTTCCCATCGCCCAGCAATACGGCCTGGGCGTTCTGGCCTACGGCCCGTTGGCGGGCGGCTGGCTGTCCGGAAGCTTCGTCCTGGACGCCGGAAAGCCGCCAACACGGGTGCACTCCCTGCCCGGCCGTTACGACATTTCCGGTCCTGCCAGCGAGCGCAAGCTGCTCGCTGCAGATTCCCTGGCCAGACTGGCGGACAAGCTGGAACTTCCGCTGGTGGACCTGGCAGTCGGCTTCGCGCTGAACCATCCAGCCGTCAGCAGCGTGATCGTTGGCCCGCGGAGTGAGGAGCACCTGCGCGCCTACCTCAAAGCCGCGGACACAGTGCTGGACGAATCCGTACTGGATGCCATCGACGAACTGGTGCCCCCTGGCACCAACTTCTTGGAACGGGACGCCGGCGCCGTGGTGCCATCGTTGGAGTATGCGGAGCTTCGCCGAAGGTAG
- a CDS encoding aldo/keto reductase family protein, with product MEFRYLGNSGFKISEITFGNWLTHGSQVENDVATQCVRAALDAGISTFDTADVYANTAAEKVLGEALKDERRESLEIFTKVFGPTGPKGHNDVGLSRKHVMESINGSLTRLQTDYVDLYQAHRYDYETPLEETMQAFADIVRQGKALYIGVSEWTADQIRDGHALAKDLGFQLISNQPQYSMLWRVIEAEVVPTSEELGLSQIVWSPMAQGVLSGKYRPGKPAPEGSRATDTKGGARMIERWMSDEVLSGVQQLKPIAEEAGLTMAQLSIAWVLQNKNVASAIMGASRPEQIAGNVAAAGVKLDQAIMDKIDGAIGSLAERDPAQTKSPASREA from the coding sequence ATGGAATTCAGATACCTCGGCAACAGCGGCTTCAAGATCTCGGAAATCACTTTCGGCAACTGGCTCACGCACGGCTCCCAGGTGGAGAACGATGTGGCCACCCAGTGCGTGCGGGCGGCACTGGACGCGGGAATCAGCACGTTCGACACCGCCGACGTTTACGCCAACACGGCGGCGGAAAAGGTACTGGGCGAAGCCTTGAAGGACGAGCGCCGTGAGTCCCTGGAGATTTTCACCAAGGTGTTCGGCCCCACCGGGCCCAAGGGCCACAACGATGTGGGCCTGTCCCGCAAGCACGTCATGGAGTCCATCAACGGTTCCCTGACGCGCCTCCAGACCGACTACGTGGACCTCTACCAGGCCCACCGCTATGACTACGAGACACCGCTGGAAGAGACCATGCAGGCGTTCGCGGACATTGTCCGGCAGGGCAAGGCCCTGTACATCGGCGTCAGCGAATGGACGGCCGACCAGATCAGGGACGGCCACGCACTGGCCAAGGACCTGGGGTTCCAGCTGATCTCCAACCAGCCGCAGTACTCCATGCTGTGGCGGGTCATCGAAGCCGAAGTGGTCCCGACATCCGAAGAGCTTGGCCTGTCCCAGATCGTCTGGTCCCCCATGGCCCAGGGCGTGTTGAGCGGCAAGTACCGGCCGGGGAAACCGGCCCCGGAGGGAAGCCGCGCCACGGACACCAAGGGCGGCGCCCGGATGATCGAACGCTGGATGTCCGACGAGGTCCTGAGCGGAGTGCAGCAGCTCAAGCCGATCGCGGAGGAGGCCGGGCTCACCATGGCCCAGCTGAGCATCGCGTGGGTGCTGCAGAACAAGAACGTTGCCTCGGCAATCATGGGCGCGTCCCGCCCTGAACAGATAGCCGGCAACGTGGCGGCCGCCGGCGTCAAGCTGGACCAGGCCATTATGGACAAGATCGATGGCGCCATCGGGTCCCTGGCCGAACGGGACCCGGCCCAGACCAAGTCGCCCGCGTCCCGGGAGGCCTAG
- a CDS encoding SDR family oxidoreductase: MAAGEAAADTGTAPPTVGDLPDLAVTGSTGQLGGLVARILADAGLPQRLLVRDAARAPGLPGGVPVVSTYADPVLAKASLAGVKTLLMVSAAEAEDRLQTHFAFVDAAAAAGVEHVVYTSFFGASADCTFTLGRDHYATEERIKASGMRYTLLRDNFYLDFLPLLTGDDGVIRGPAGDGVMAAVTRGDIARCAAAVLRDPAVHVGRTYNLTGPEDISLQRAAELLTAGTGRTVSFHHETVEEAYASRASYGAPAWQVDAWVSTYTAIARGELSGPTSDVHGLTGREPHGLADFLKEAHRL; the protein is encoded by the coding sequence GTGGCGGCCGGGGAAGCAGCGGCGGACACGGGGACGGCTCCACCGACGGTCGGGGACCTGCCCGATCTGGCCGTCACCGGCTCCACGGGGCAGCTCGGCGGACTCGTCGCCAGGATCCTCGCCGACGCCGGGCTGCCGCAGCGGCTGCTGGTGCGCGACGCCGCCAGGGCGCCTGGCCTTCCGGGCGGGGTTCCGGTGGTCTCGACTTATGCGGACCCTGTGCTGGCGAAGGCCTCCCTGGCGGGCGTGAAAACGCTTCTTATGGTCTCCGCCGCGGAGGCAGAGGACCGGCTCCAGACGCATTTCGCGTTCGTTGACGCGGCCGCCGCGGCCGGGGTTGAGCACGTGGTGTACACGTCCTTCTTCGGCGCGTCCGCAGACTGCACGTTCACGCTGGGCAGGGATCATTACGCCACCGAGGAGCGCATCAAGGCCTCCGGGATGAGGTACACGTTGCTGCGGGACAACTTCTACCTCGACTTCCTGCCGCTGCTCACCGGAGACGACGGCGTCATCCGCGGCCCGGCGGGCGACGGCGTCATGGCTGCCGTGACCCGCGGGGACATCGCCCGGTGCGCCGCGGCCGTGCTGCGCGATCCGGCCGTGCACGTGGGCCGCACCTACAACCTGACCGGGCCGGAGGACATTTCCCTACAGCGGGCCGCGGAGCTTCTCACTGCGGGCACCGGACGGACCGTCTCTTTCCACCACGAAACCGTGGAGGAGGCCTACGCCTCCCGGGCGTCCTACGGCGCACCAGCCTGGCAGGTGGACGCCTGGGTGAGCACATACACGGCCATAGCGCGCGGCGAACTGTCCGGACCGACGTCGGACGTTCATGGCCTCACGGGCAGGGAACCGCACGGGCTGGCGGACTTCCTGAAGGAGGCGCACCGCCTCTAG